The following coding sequences lie in one Liolophura sinensis isolate JHLJ2023 chromosome 4, CUHK_Ljap_v2, whole genome shotgun sequence genomic window:
- the LOC135464634 gene encoding probable nuclear hormone receptor HR38: protein MLLLHSQTTFSTGTSPVVDQFSSAAYSMNTANPVPADISVYPYSAVTLPSYTLESSLAAADVPVDAYAGYDNSQVTAHGYQQPVSQTTPQTYPDATFGYEAGILFEKDSASKQGFSGLFTDHCATVTQEQAEKFGETTHYQGHFQNFPADTDPSSYYHHHPHQTGFHDNQKYFSKSHGYHQTQPLFSHSEVQGFTDLDQKQAVFSHGYHDNTGLYQTRDESGYPGYHQSGYYESQRLPSPDANFNFPATGALYRGEMNIHLSRQAFQRRPSLTISTPRTPDGMEVQKFQMQSPTTPSTPSSSRSSPCQETPQKECQMCAVCGDNAACQHYGVRTCEGCKGFFKRTVQKGAKYVCLADKNCPVDKRRRNRCQFCRFQKCLAVGMVKEVVRTDSLKGRRGRLPSKPKSPQESPPSPPVSLITALVRAHVDTSPDIPNLDYQKFKLPTGEDSPTTDEDYIKLFYDILVSSIDVIKTWAEKIPGFQDLCKEDQDLLFQSASLELFALRTAYRMQSDDEKVVFCNGMVMHRLQCLQMFGDWIASVLEFGKSLQRMGLDISSLACMAALAMVTLRHGLKEPKKMEDLQLKILDTLRDHCTYNSEAQRKPHFFSTILGKIAELRSLSREGLQRLFYLKLEDMVQAPPIIESLFLTSKLPF, encoded by the exons ATGTTGCTGTTACATTCTCAG ACGACATTTTCCACCGGGACGTCACCGGTGGTGGACCAGTTTTCGTCAGCAGCCTACAGCATGAACACCGCTAACCCCGTTCCCGCGGACATCAGTGTCTACCCTTACTCTGCGGTCACCCTTCCTTCGTACACACTGGAGAGCAGCTTAGCCGCAGCAGACGTCCCCGTCGACGCCTACGCCGGATATGACAACAGTCAGGTCACCGCTCATGGGTACCAGCAGCCTGTATCACAGACTACGCCCCAGACTTATCCGGATGCTACCTTCGGATACGAAGCTGGTATTCTCTTTGAAAAAGATTCCGCCAGTAAACAGGGCTTTTCTGGACTCTTCACCGATCACTGCGCTACAGTGACTCAAGAACAAGCCGAGAAATTCGGTGAAACCACCCACTATCAGGgacattttcaaaactttccGGCTGATACGGATCCTTCATCGTACTATCATCACCATCCCCATCAAACaggtttccatgacaaccaaAAATATTTCTCCAAATCTCACGGTTATCACCAAACGCAGCCATTGTTCAGTCATTCAGAGGTGCAGGGCTTCACGGATCTGGATCAAAAACAAGCCGTGTTTTCAcatggttaccatgacaacacggGACTCTATCAGACAAGAGACGAAAGTGGTTACCCTGGTTACCACCAGTCGGGTTACTATGAGAGTCAGCGGCTTCCCAGCCCAGATGCTAATTTCAATTTTCCCGCCACTGGCGCTCTTTATCGGGGTGAAATGAACATTCATCTGTCCAGGCAAGCTTTTCAGCGGCGGCCTTCGCTGACCATTTCCACTCCGAGAACTCCCGACGG GATGGAGGTTCAAAAATTCCAGATGCAGTCTCCGACTACTCCCTCCACGCCTTCGTCGAGTCGTTCATCGCCGTGCCAGGAAACGCCGCAGAAAGAGTGCCAGATGTGCGCCGTGTGCGGTGACAACGCTGCCTGTCAGCATTACGGCGTCAGAACCTGCGAGGGCTGCAAAGGCTTTTTCAAG AGAACTGTTCAGAAGGGCGCCAAATACGTCTGTCTCGCGGACAAGAATTGTCCCGTGGATAAAAGACGGAGAAATAGGTGTCAGTTCTGTCGTTTTCAAAAATGCTTGGCAGTCGGAATGGTGAAAGAAG TGGTGCGGACTGACAGCCTAAAAGGACGACGGGGACGGTTACCCTCAAAGCCCAAGAGTCCCCAGGAGTCTCCACCTTCCCCACCCGTCAGCCTCATTACCGCCCTGGTCAGGGCACACGTTGACACTTCACCGGACATTCCCAACCTAGATTACCAAAAG TTCAAACTTCCCACCGGTGAGGATAGCCCAACAACTGACGAAGACTACATCAAGTTATTTTACGACATTCTCGTCAGCTCCATTGACGTCATCAAAACGTGGGCAGAAAAGATCCCGGGTTTCCAAGATCTGTGTAAAGAAGATCAAGATCTTTTATTCCAGTCGGCCTCATTAGAACTCTTCGCACTAAGGACTGCATACAG AATGCAGTCAGATGATGAGAAGGTAGTGTTTTGTAATGGAATGGTCATGCATAGGCTGCAGTGTCTACAAATGTTTGGCGATTGGATAGCGTCTGTACTAGAGTTTGGCAAATCCTTACAGAGGATGGGATTGGACATTTCCTCTTTGGCATGTATGGCAGCTCTGGCCATGGTAACAT TACGCCATGGTCTGAAGGAACCGAAAAAGATGGAGGACTTACAGCTAAAGATCTTAGACACTTTGCGCGATCATTGCACATACAACAGTGAAGCCCAGAGAAAACCTCATTTCTTCTCCACCATTCTGGGAAAAATTGCAGAACTCAGGTCACTGAGTCGTGAAGGGCTCCAGAGACTCTTTTATCTCAAACTGGAAGACATGGTTCAAGCGCCACCaataatagaaagtctgtttttAACCAGTAAGCTCCCATTTTAA